The following are encoded together in the Brevinematia bacterium genome:
- a CDS encoding DNA-directed RNA polymerase subunit omega, with the protein MKDFFEKLIDYDGNHYELAVAASKRAAFLVNKNIIPNTSEKPAVKALYEILTKEVEILDTSKDTELEEE; encoded by the coding sequence ATGAAAGACTTTTTTGAGAAGCTTATAGACTACGATGGTAACCATTATGAACTAGCAGTTGCTGCATCCAAAAGAGCAGCTTTTCTTGTAAATAAGAACATAATACCAAATACTTCAGAAAAGCCTGCGGTGAAAGCCTTGTATGAGATTTTAACAAAGGAAGTTGAGATTTTAGATACATCAAAAGATACAGAGCTTGAAGAAGAGTAA